A genomic segment from Hyalangium gracile encodes:
- a CDS encoding SDR family NAD(P)-dependent oxidoreductase, whose amino-acid sequence MATSIQHFTLARLPTSTTDDVPSRSRGQGQGPSEVGVGGDFARETKLEDEFNLINLNVTSSVHLAKRVARDMVKRGSGRILFTSSIAAVLPAPFEAVYGASKAFLLSFSEALRNELADAGITVTALMPGPTETNFFHRAGMDDTKVGQDKKDDPAEVAREGFEALMAGKDKVVAGSIKNKLMTAASKFTSDEARAAMQRRMSEPGSGKDPEPEHK is encoded by the coding sequence GTGGCCACCTCGATTCAGCACTTCACGCTCGCCCGGCTGCCCACCAGCACGACGGACGACGTGCCGTCCCGCAGCCGTGGCCAGGGCCAGGGACCGTCCGAAGTCGGCGTTGGAGGAGACTTCGCGCGCGAGACGAAGCTGGAGGACGAGTTCAACCTCATCAACCTCAACGTCACCTCCTCGGTCCACCTGGCCAAGCGCGTGGCTCGCGACATGGTCAAGCGCGGCAGCGGCCGGATCCTCTTCACCTCATCGATCGCGGCCGTCCTCCCCGCGCCGTTCGAGGCCGTCTACGGCGCGTCGAAGGCCTTCCTGCTGTCCTTCTCGGAAGCGCTCCGCAACGAGCTCGCCGACGCCGGCATCACCGTCACCGCGCTCATGCCCGGCCCCACCGAGACCAACTTCTTCCACCGCGCGGGCATGGACGACACCAAGGTGGGCCAGGACAAGAAGGACGACCCGGCCGAGGTGGCGCGCGAGGGCTTCGAGGCGCTCATGGCCGGCAAGGACAAGGTCGTCGCCGGCTCCATCAAGAACAAGCTGATGACCGCCGCCTCCAAGTTCACCTCCGATGAGGCGAGGGCCGCGATGCAGCGGCGCATGAGCGAGCCCGGCTCCGGCAAGGATCCGGAGCCCGAGCACAAGTAG
- a CDS encoding nSTAND1 domain-containing NTPase — protein MMERGGAPPREFEEYRLLQPLGRGTMGQVYLAHDTLLDRLVAVKFVVTSGEAPLDESTRARFFQEARAIARLQHPNVVAIHRVGEVRRQPYLVSEFIRGSSLDTLASPLEGQRVLQIGIGLARGLAAAHRCGVLHRDIKPANAVLSEDGEVKLLDFGLAELLERNATEGLASRYTPVRGSRVLTTTVKETRPVAEARETRPVSATPAGAPRETRPLADPRNAGSDGEPARNTPLEDAGAAGTPLYLAPELWRGEPASRASDIYALGVLLYELATGHAPYEDVPLEELARVVQERRPRPLAELAPSLPPGLATVVDRCLAEEPAQRFQSGDALREALEALVATTRAGALPSGNPYRGLRSFDADHRRVFFGREAEQRELLDRLRADPFVLVAGDSGVGKSSLCRAAVLPTVAESGLDSGDAPWKVASLTPGLHPLEALAEALAPILGQPAEALLELTRPGAESGALARLLRQRPTEAPRILLFVDQMEELVTFSPPTEAARLAEELVFIVRRAPRTRVLATARSDCLTRLMALPGLGDELPRALHLLRALSARGLREAIVAPAQALGVRFESEAMVDSLVAAAARADGGLPLLQFTLAELWDARDKERHLIPAAALEAMGGLAGALARHADAVVARLRPEQRPRARELLLKLVTPEGTRARRTASELLSGRDDATGRAVLEGLVHGRLLLAGESEGGEGSYELAHESLLTGWDTLRGWLGHDEQRRAATHRLERAAAEWERLNRPAELLYREKRLAEVATVGVEPPGPREAAFLARSRSAARRRRLRRWALAVAVPVGVLAGVGGVRLQARAQLESVIAARLSNVRAQWTKAQRHAEKAEQLRREAFHLFDTPGRSEEAEDIWAPAREESQAADSGYAQATHALEAVWALGPSHEEVRSLLADLLAERIVLAEREFRREQRQDLMSRLAAHDASGERRRRLDAPARLSVKAEPPGARVLLMAAKEGEAERTLGVTPLGEVELPAGSHLLRLEAPDRAPVRVSLLLRPGTQEEVSLELPRQQSVPEGFVYVPPGRFLQGSDDERLRADYFNTVPLHEVTTGDFLIARHEVTFADWITFLEALPPAERARRLPGSQEERGDVMLEQRKGRWRLTLRPVYFAYTAWEGEPIRYEQRDRRAEQDWRRFPVTGISFEDAQAYATWLDTTGRVPGARLCTDREWERAARGADGRLFPSGDELGPDDANIDVTYGRQDLAFGPDEVGSHPRSRSPFGLDDMAGNVWEWTRSDETLEQPFIRGGSWFQLKLGSQSVNREPMEPKKRYPLIGLRLCATPGARR, from the coding sequence ATGATGGAACGCGGCGGGGCTCCTCCACGCGAGTTCGAGGAGTACCGGCTGCTCCAGCCACTCGGGCGCGGCACCATGGGACAGGTGTACCTGGCCCACGACACGCTGCTGGACCGGCTGGTCGCGGTGAAGTTCGTCGTCACCTCCGGCGAGGCCCCGCTGGATGAGAGCACCCGGGCGCGCTTCTTCCAGGAGGCTCGCGCCATCGCCCGGCTCCAGCACCCCAACGTGGTGGCCATCCATCGCGTGGGCGAGGTGCGCCGCCAGCCCTATCTCGTCTCCGAGTTCATCCGCGGCTCGTCGCTGGACACGCTGGCCTCTCCCCTCGAGGGCCAGCGCGTCCTCCAGATCGGCATCGGCCTGGCTCGCGGGCTGGCCGCCGCCCATCGCTGTGGCGTCCTCCACCGCGACATCAAGCCCGCCAACGCCGTGCTCTCCGAGGATGGAGAGGTGAAGCTGCTCGACTTCGGGCTCGCGGAGCTGCTGGAGCGCAACGCCACCGAGGGGCTGGCTTCCCGCTACACCCCCGTCCGTGGCTCGCGCGTCCTCACGACGACCGTGAAGGAGACTCGCCCGGTCGCCGAGGCCCGGGAGACACGGCCGGTGAGCGCCACGCCCGCCGGAGCGCCGCGCGAGACACGCCCCCTCGCCGACCCTCGCAACGCGGGCAGCGATGGGGAGCCGGCACGCAACACCCCGCTCGAGGACGCGGGCGCCGCGGGCACTCCGCTCTACCTGGCTCCAGAGCTGTGGCGCGGTGAGCCCGCGAGCCGGGCCAGCGACATCTATGCGCTCGGGGTGCTCCTCTACGAGCTGGCCACCGGACACGCGCCCTACGAGGACGTCCCGCTCGAGGAGCTCGCCCGCGTGGTGCAGGAGCGTCGCCCCCGCCCCCTCGCCGAGCTCGCCCCGAGCCTGCCTCCCGGGCTCGCCACCGTGGTGGACCGCTGTCTCGCCGAGGAGCCTGCTCAGCGCTTCCAGTCCGGCGATGCGCTGCGAGAGGCCCTCGAGGCGCTCGTCGCGACCACTCGCGCCGGAGCCCTGCCCTCCGGCAACCCCTACCGCGGGCTGCGCTCCTTCGATGCCGACCACCGCCGCGTCTTCTTCGGCCGCGAGGCCGAGCAGCGCGAGCTGCTCGACCGGCTGCGCGCCGATCCCTTCGTCCTGGTGGCGGGAGACTCGGGCGTGGGCAAGTCCTCGCTGTGCCGCGCCGCCGTGCTCCCCACCGTGGCCGAGAGCGGGCTCGATTCCGGTGACGCCCCGTGGAAGGTGGCCAGCCTCACGCCCGGCCTGCACCCGCTGGAGGCGCTCGCCGAGGCGCTCGCGCCCATCCTGGGCCAGCCCGCCGAGGCCTTGCTGGAGCTGACACGCCCCGGCGCGGAGTCCGGGGCACTCGCGCGGCTGCTGCGCCAGCGCCCCACCGAGGCCCCTCGCATCCTGCTCTTCGTGGATCAGATGGAGGAGCTCGTCACCTTCTCTCCGCCCACGGAGGCGGCCCGGCTCGCCGAGGAGCTGGTCTTCATCGTCCGCCGGGCTCCGCGCACCCGCGTGCTGGCCACCGCGCGCAGCGACTGCCTCACCCGCCTCATGGCGCTGCCCGGCCTGGGCGACGAGCTGCCGCGTGCCCTGCACCTGCTGCGCGCCCTCTCCGCCCGAGGGCTGCGCGAGGCAATCGTCGCCCCCGCCCAGGCGCTCGGCGTGCGCTTCGAGTCCGAGGCCATGGTGGACTCGCTGGTGGCCGCCGCGGCCCGTGCGGATGGCGGACTGCCGCTGCTCCAGTTCACCCTGGCCGAGCTGTGGGACGCGCGGGACAAGGAGCGCCACCTCATCCCCGCCGCCGCGCTGGAGGCCATGGGCGGGCTTGCGGGCGCGCTGGCCCGGCACGCGGACGCGGTGGTGGCCCGGCTGCGGCCGGAGCAGCGCCCCCGGGCTCGAGAGCTGCTGCTGAAGCTCGTCACGCCCGAGGGGACACGCGCACGGCGCACCGCGTCCGAGCTGCTGTCGGGCCGGGACGACGCCACGGGGCGCGCGGTGCTGGAGGGGCTGGTGCATGGGCGGCTGCTGCTGGCCGGAGAGTCGGAGGGCGGAGAGGGCAGCTACGAGCTGGCCCACGAGAGCCTCCTCACGGGCTGGGACACGCTGCGCGGCTGGCTGGGGCACGACGAGCAGCGCCGCGCGGCCACCCACCGGCTGGAGCGCGCCGCCGCCGAGTGGGAGCGGCTGAACCGCCCCGCGGAGCTGCTCTACCGGGAGAAGCGGCTGGCCGAGGTCGCCACGGTGGGCGTGGAGCCGCCGGGCCCTCGCGAGGCCGCGTTCCTCGCCCGCTCCCGAAGCGCCGCTCGCCGTCGGCGGCTGAGGCGCTGGGCCCTGGCCGTGGCGGTACCCGTGGGCGTGCTGGCCGGCGTCGGCGGGGTGCGGCTGCAGGCGCGCGCGCAGCTGGAGTCCGTCATCGCGGCGCGGCTCTCCAACGTGCGCGCGCAGTGGACCAAGGCCCAGCGCCACGCGGAGAAGGCCGAGCAGCTTCGGCGGGAGGCCTTCCACCTCTTCGACACACCGGGCCGGAGCGAGGAGGCGGAGGACATATGGGCCCCCGCCAGGGAGGAGAGCCAGGCAGCGGACTCCGGCTACGCGCAAGCCACCCACGCGCTGGAGGCGGTGTGGGCCCTGGGGCCAAGCCACGAGGAGGTGCGCTCCCTGCTGGCGGATCTGCTCGCCGAGCGCATCGTCCTGGCCGAGCGCGAGTTCCGCCGCGAGCAGCGCCAGGACCTGATGTCGCGCCTGGCGGCCCATGACGCCTCGGGCGAGCGGCGACGGCGGCTGGACGCTCCGGCGCGGCTCTCGGTGAAGGCCGAGCCTCCAGGGGCGCGAGTGCTGCTGATGGCTGCCAAGGAGGGCGAGGCGGAGCGGACGCTGGGCGTGACACCGCTGGGCGAGGTGGAGCTGCCCGCCGGCTCGCACCTGCTCCGACTGGAGGCTCCTGACAGGGCCCCGGTGCGCGTGTCCCTGCTGCTGCGCCCAGGAACGCAGGAGGAGGTGTCGCTGGAGCTGCCCCGCCAGCAGTCCGTGCCCGAGGGCTTCGTCTATGTGCCGCCGGGCCGCTTCCTCCAGGGCAGCGATGACGAGAGACTGCGGGCCGATTACTTCAACACGGTGCCGCTGCACGAGGTGACGACGGGCGACTTCCTCATCGCCCGCCACGAGGTGACGTTCGCGGACTGGATCACCTTTCTCGAGGCGCTCCCCCCGGCCGAGCGAGCCCGCCGCCTGCCGGGCTCCCAGGAAGAGCGCGGAGACGTGATGCTGGAGCAGCGCAAAGGCCGCTGGCGCCTCACGCTGCGCCCCGTCTACTTCGCCTACACCGCGTGGGAGGGAGAGCCCATCCGCTACGAACAGCGCGACCGCCGGGCGGAGCAGGACTGGCGCCGCTTCCCGGTGACCGGCATCTCCTTCGAGGACGCCCAGGCCTATGCCACCTGGCTGGACACCACGGGCCGCGTCCCCGGCGCGCGCCTGTGCACGGATAGAGAGTGGGAGCGGGCCGCTCGCGGAGCGGACGGGCGACTGTTCCCCTCCGGCGACGAGCTCGGGCCAGACGACGCCAACATCGACGTGACGTACGGCAGGCAGGACCTGGCCTTCGGCCCGGACGAGGTGGGCAGCCATCCCCGCTCGCGCAGCCCGTTCGGCTTGGATGACATGGCCGGCAACGTGTGGGAGTGGACGCGCTCGGACGAGACGCTGGAGCAGCCCTTCATCCGAGGCGGGAGCTGGTTCCAGCTCAAGCTGGGCAGCCAGAGCGTCAACCGCGAGCCCATGGAGCCCAAGAAGCGCTACCCGCTCATCGGCCTGCGCCTGTGTGCCACCCCGGGTGCCAGAAGGTAG
- a CDS encoding TIGR04283 family arsenosugar biosynthesis glycosyltransferase has translation MISVILPVLNEERRIRQRLTELAAMDGIVEVRVVDGGSTDATVEHARAFPGVTVLSAPRGRASQMNAGAEGARGSVLLFLHADVALPPEAPRHIAMALEDPGVVAGAFKTWTVDDVGSARLGPLLHLADLRSRYTRHPYGDQALFVRAEAFRAVGGFPAQPLMEDLELSRRLWRIGRIRTVDARVTVSGRRFLARPVFYFLAVNGFPLLYRFGVSPHTLLRLYQHVR, from the coding sequence GTGATCTCCGTCATCCTCCCCGTGCTCAACGAGGAGCGACGCATCCGCCAGCGCTTGACGGAGCTGGCGGCGATGGACGGCATCGTCGAGGTGCGCGTCGTGGACGGAGGGAGCACGGATGCCACCGTGGAGCACGCCCGAGCCTTCCCGGGCGTCACCGTGCTCTCCGCGCCCCGAGGCCGCGCCTCGCAGATGAACGCGGGGGCCGAGGGCGCCCGTGGCAGCGTGCTCCTGTTCCTCCACGCGGACGTGGCACTGCCTCCGGAGGCTCCGCGCCACATCGCCATGGCATTGGAAGACCCTGGCGTGGTGGCGGGCGCCTTCAAGACCTGGACGGTGGATGACGTCGGGAGCGCGCGGCTCGGTCCGCTGCTGCATCTGGCGGACCTGCGCTCGCGCTATACGCGCCATCCCTACGGAGATCAGGCCCTCTTCGTCCGTGCCGAGGCCTTCCGTGCCGTGGGCGGCTTCCCGGCCCAGCCGCTGATGGAGGACCTGGAGCTCTCCCGACGGCTGTGGCGGATCGGCCGCATCCGCACGGTGGATGCGCGCGTCACCGTCTCGGGGCGAAGGTTCCTCGCGCGTCCGGTCTTCTACTTCCTCGCGGTGAACGGCTTTCCGCTGCTGTATCGGTTCGGAGTCTCGCCGCACACGCTGCTCCGCCTCTACCAGCACGTGCGGTGA
- a CDS encoding TIGR04282 family arsenosugar biosynthesis glycosyltransferase — MAEVALCVFAKPPRAGDSKTRLAPAVGAEGAASLARAFLADTWATVTRLPWARPVIASTGPWPEGLLPAPIEVWQQGGGDLGARMETILHRGMQVCPAVMALGADSPGLPRACLEAAHAALADADAVFGPSEDGGFYLLGLRRLPVGALANLPWSQAETLARTEERLKSLGLTVARVEPFFDVDVPADLERLETELGAGRLQAPATAEALATLRRPAR; from the coding sequence ATGGCCGAGGTCGCGCTCTGTGTCTTCGCCAAGCCTCCTCGCGCGGGTGACTCCAAGACGCGCCTGGCGCCCGCCGTGGGCGCCGAGGGTGCCGCGAGCCTGGCTCGTGCGTTCCTCGCCGATACCTGGGCCACGGTGACGCGCCTGCCGTGGGCTCGGCCCGTGATCGCCTCCACCGGGCCCTGGCCCGAGGGGCTCCTGCCCGCTCCCATCGAGGTCTGGCAGCAGGGAGGCGGTGATCTGGGCGCTCGAATGGAGACCATCCTCCACCGAGGCATGCAGGTCTGCCCTGCCGTCATGGCGCTGGGGGCTGACAGCCCCGGACTTCCTCGCGCCTGTCTGGAAGCGGCTCACGCGGCGCTGGCGGATGCGGACGCCGTCTTCGGCCCGAGCGAGGATGGTGGTTTCTACCTGCTTGGCCTGCGCAGGCTGCCGGTGGGGGCACTGGCGAACCTCCCCTGGAGCCAGGCGGAGACGCTCGCGCGGACCGAGGAGCGACTGAAGTCGCTCGGGCTCACCGTGGCGCGCGTCGAGCCGTTCTTCGATGTGGATGTCCCGGCGGATCTCGAGCGGCTGGAGACAGAGCTGGGCGCGGGACGGCTTCAGGCTCCCGCCACGGCGGAGGCTCTCGCCACGCTTCGGAGGCCCGCGCGGTGA
- a CDS encoding ADYC domain-containing protein → MKLQRLLLSSFCCVAILAACGGPIEPGEEEVPSLRTSEAAEMAEQDPGWPTQGTQLHASSLTSASFLEATLNGVPIENLHLEQGELVGSQPYTLSRTTPSMLPCTAVASGLARSCGFTAMGIGTCTPGEPVTLGGGACGLGSCTGDPVVRVCAGTATCEHTSPSRLVSGDDACINSCPSVQFTCPTSGVYNVMAGPYQTGTSWSMTLVPDTGALPGKRVLRGTALQGALLKAQVNGEATAVRIEAVVNAAQVPVPGLKSWDATGETFLYHLKTMTFGGAAAVDVCQPGAGASNTTGHLAVPISGVFDTTYGRRSDEDPSRFTFGCDSGVIAKCYRWGYKPWLEGQDSQTSMKDMHEACTRMARADYCGNGTSFTLDGTPIHPWDDLDTAIRPLPENASTPLFEAGWSPHGAVCLSKTRWEHLKPMPAGCPLVSPTVGVPCPPGQRTDTTGQLCATVCNTPEEAKAYNHNLRLFNESQYNVIDE, encoded by the coding sequence ATGAAACTCCAGCGCCTGTTGCTCAGCTCCTTCTGCTGTGTAGCCATCCTGGCCGCCTGCGGCGGTCCTATCGAGCCCGGGGAAGAGGAGGTCCCCTCCCTGCGGACCTCTGAAGCGGCGGAGATGGCGGAGCAGGATCCGGGCTGGCCCACCCAGGGCACCCAGCTCCACGCCTCGAGCCTGACGAGCGCGTCCTTCCTCGAGGCCACGCTCAACGGGGTCCCCATCGAGAACCTGCACCTGGAGCAGGGCGAGCTCGTCGGCTCGCAGCCCTACACGCTCTCACGGACCACGCCCAGCATGCTGCCGTGCACGGCCGTCGCCTCGGGGCTCGCGCGCTCCTGCGGCTTCACCGCCATGGGCATCGGCACCTGCACGCCGGGCGAACCCGTGACCCTGGGCGGTGGCGCCTGCGGCCTGGGCTCGTGCACGGGAGATCCGGTGGTGCGCGTCTGCGCTGGCACCGCCACCTGCGAGCACACCAGCCCCTCGCGCCTGGTCTCGGGCGATGACGCCTGCATCAACTCGTGCCCGAGCGTTCAGTTCACCTGCCCCACCAGCGGCGTCTACAACGTGATGGCGGGGCCCTACCAGACGGGCACCAGCTGGAGCATGACCCTGGTGCCGGACACCGGCGCGCTGCCCGGCAAGCGCGTGCTGCGCGGCACCGCCCTACAGGGCGCGCTCCTCAAGGCGCAGGTGAATGGCGAGGCCACCGCGGTGCGCATCGAGGCCGTGGTCAACGCCGCGCAGGTGCCGGTCCCAGGCCTCAAGAGCTGGGACGCGACGGGCGAGACCTTCCTCTACCACCTGAAGACGATGACTTTTGGAGGCGCCGCCGCCGTGGACGTGTGCCAGCCCGGGGCTGGTGCGTCCAATACGACCGGGCATCTGGCCGTGCCGATCAGCGGCGTCTTCGACACCACGTACGGCAGGCGCAGCGACGAGGACCCGAGCCGCTTCACCTTCGGCTGCGACTCCGGCGTCATCGCCAAGTGCTACCGCTGGGGGTACAAGCCGTGGCTGGAGGGGCAGGACTCGCAGACGTCGATGAAGGACATGCATGAGGCCTGCACGCGCATGGCCCGGGCCGACTACTGCGGCAACGGCACCTCCTTCACCCTGGACGGCACCCCCATCCATCCGTGGGACGACCTGGACACCGCCATCCGTCCCCTTCCCGAGAACGCGAGCACTCCGCTCTTCGAGGCGGGCTGGTCCCCTCACGGCGCGGTCTGCCTGAGCAAGACGCGCTGGGAGCACCTCAAGCCCATGCCGGCCGGCTGTCCCCTGGTGTCGCCCACCGTGGGCGTGCCGTGCCCGCCGGGCCAGCGCACGGACACCACGGGCCAGCTGTGCGCCACCGTGTGCAACACCCCCGAGGAGGCCAAGGCGTACAACCACAACCTGCGCCTCTTCAACGAGTCCCAGTACAACGTCATCGATGAGTAG
- a CDS encoding sigma 54-interacting transcriptional regulator produces MPSAPPPSARATRPLAADPSPQEGERAYLLVLEGESSFRFPLPSSGMVLIGRDAEADLSLRDDSVSRRHARLVLKGGEVRITDLDSQNGTLVNGRRVEGAHPLVSGDVVKLGAVVAVLRAGTRPASTRRTLEPELLLERLRDEVERSLRYNRPLAVLALVLPESGAHREAVEKACATELGGAEAAGWMDDAHLLVVLPEVSGEPGEENLGEQVEALAMACPGARLGYAMCPTDGCDADTLVAAARAAADDATPGLLRAAADSASRLTLAERSILVADPAMVQIYALIRRLAASDLPVLIHGETGVGKENAAFAVHHWSRRSAGPFVTLNCAAIPEGLVESELFGHEKGSFTGAAAAKTGILESAHGGTVFLDEVGELPLPIQAKLLRVLETKRITRVGDVRERAIDIRIVAATHRDLEAESQAGRFRQDLYFRLGAATVVLPPLRERPREVSLLARAFLAQACQALGRRELVIAADTLRVLSRYRWPGNVRELRNLMEYAAAAVAGDVLEPHHLPPRVTGAPAPASAAEPEASRADASPNAPAAGGATTPARGSPRKPLSEEIRELERRRMEEALQEADGVQARAAALIGMPIRTFSFKMKQLGLSAKGARGNSGS; encoded by the coding sequence ATGCCCTCCGCCCCGCCTCCCAGCGCCCGTGCCACGAGGCCTCTCGCCGCTGATCCTTCTCCCCAGGAAGGCGAGCGCGCATACCTGCTCGTCCTCGAAGGAGAGTCCTCGTTCCGCTTCCCCCTGCCCTCCTCCGGCATGGTGCTCATCGGCCGCGACGCCGAGGCCGACCTGAGCCTGCGGGACGACAGCGTCTCCCGGCGCCACGCCCGCCTCGTCCTCAAGGGCGGGGAGGTGCGCATCACCGACCTCGACAGCCAGAACGGCACGCTCGTCAACGGCCGGCGCGTCGAGGGCGCCCACCCCCTGGTCTCCGGGGACGTGGTGAAGCTGGGCGCCGTGGTCGCCGTGCTCCGCGCCGGCACCCGCCCCGCCTCCACCCGCCGCACCCTGGAGCCGGAGCTGCTGCTGGAGCGCCTGCGCGACGAGGTGGAGCGCTCGCTGCGCTACAACCGGCCGCTCGCGGTGCTCGCCCTGGTGCTCCCCGAGTCCGGCGCCCACCGCGAAGCCGTGGAGAAGGCCTGCGCCACCGAGCTCGGCGGCGCCGAGGCCGCCGGGTGGATGGATGACGCGCACCTGCTGGTCGTCCTGCCCGAGGTGTCCGGCGAGCCCGGCGAGGAGAACCTCGGTGAGCAGGTGGAGGCGCTCGCCATGGCCTGCCCCGGCGCCCGGCTGGGCTACGCCATGTGCCCGACCGATGGCTGCGACGCCGACACGCTCGTGGCCGCGGCCCGCGCCGCCGCCGATGACGCCACCCCGGGCCTGCTGCGCGCCGCCGCCGACAGCGCCTCCCGCCTGACGCTCGCCGAGCGCTCCATCCTCGTGGCCGACCCGGCCATGGTGCAGATCTACGCGCTCATCCGCCGGCTGGCGGCCAGCGATCTGCCCGTCCTCATCCACGGTGAGACGGGCGTAGGCAAGGAGAACGCCGCCTTCGCCGTGCACCACTGGTCGCGCCGCTCGGCCGGGCCCTTCGTCACGCTCAACTGCGCCGCCATCCCCGAGGGCCTCGTGGAGAGCGAGCTGTTCGGCCACGAGAAGGGCTCCTTCACCGGCGCCGCCGCCGCCAAGACGGGCATCCTCGAGAGCGCTCACGGCGGCACCGTCTTCCTCGATGAGGTGGGCGAGCTGCCCCTGCCCATCCAGGCCAAGCTGCTGCGCGTGCTGGAGACCAAGCGGATCACCCGCGTGGGCGACGTGCGCGAGCGCGCCATCGACATCCGCATCGTCGCCGCCACCCACCGCGACCTCGAGGCCGAGTCCCAGGCGGGCCGCTTCCGGCAGGACCTCTACTTCCGCCTCGGCGCCGCCACCGTGGTGCTGCCGCCCCTGCGCGAGCGTCCCCGCGAGGTGTCCCTCCTGGCGCGCGCCTTCCTCGCCCAGGCCTGCCAGGCGCTCGGCCGGCGCGAGCTCGTCATCGCCGCCGACACGCTGCGAGTGCTGTCCCGCTACCGCTGGCCCGGCAACGTGCGCGAGCTGCGCAACCTCATGGAGTACGCCGCCGCCGCCGTGGCCGGGGACGTGCTCGAGCCACACCACCTGCCTCCCCGCGTGACGGGTGCCCCCGCTCCGGCCTCCGCCGCCGAGCCCGAGGCCTCCCGCGCCGACGCCTCGCCCAACGCTCCGGCCGCAGGAGGCGCGACGACGCCCGCCCGGGGCTCGCCCCGCAAGCCGCTCTCCGAGGAGATTCGCGAGCTGGAGCGCCGGCGCATGGAAGAGGCGCTCCAGGAGGCCGATGGCGTGCAGGCCCGCGCCGCGGCGCTCATCGGCATGCCCATCCGCACGTTCAGCTTCAAGATGAAGCAGCTCGGGCTGTCGGCGAAGGGGGCCCGGGGGAACTCGGGCTCATGA